One genomic window of Streptomyces sp. NBC_01498 includes the following:
- a CDS encoding EamA family transporter: protein MNNRQKVLTAGLTGLAPAVWGSTYLVTTELLPPDRPLLATTMRALPGGLVLLALGRTLPVGVWWWRALVLGVLNIGAFNFLLFVAAYRLPGGIAAMIMSAQPMFVVILAALFLSERIRAVHALACVMGAGGVVLLVFKGTAALDAVGVLAAVGGALCMASGITLTKRWGRPEGVGLLTFTGWQLTAGGLVLLPFWLALEDMPDGLTGSNVIGFAYLITLGAVLSYIVWFRGIERLPAVAVSFLALGSPIVATLLGYVVKDQGLSALQIVGVVVIFLAIVLGQLRPTRPKPEKPAPAPPPATAAHVPDRPSLEQERSG from the coding sequence ATGAACAACAGACAGAAGGTACTCACGGCCGGTCTGACCGGCCTGGCTCCGGCCGTCTGGGGCAGCACCTACCTGGTGACCACCGAACTGCTGCCCCCGGACCGTCCGCTCCTCGCGACCACCATGCGCGCCCTGCCCGGCGGCCTGGTCCTGCTGGCCCTCGGCCGGACACTTCCCGTGGGCGTCTGGTGGTGGCGCGCCCTGGTGCTGGGCGTCCTGAACATCGGCGCCTTCAACTTCCTGCTCTTCGTCGCCGCCTACCGGCTGCCGGGCGGCATCGCCGCCATGATCATGTCGGCGCAGCCGATGTTCGTGGTCATCCTCGCCGCTCTCTTCCTCAGCGAGAGGATCAGAGCCGTTCATGCCCTGGCCTGCGTCATGGGTGCCGGGGGAGTCGTCCTGCTCGTCTTCAAGGGCACGGCGGCGCTCGACGCCGTCGGAGTCCTCGCCGCGGTCGGCGGTGCGCTGTGCATGGCGTCCGGCATCACACTGACCAAGCGGTGGGGCCGGCCGGAGGGCGTCGGCCTGCTCACGTTCACCGGATGGCAACTCACGGCGGGCGGCCTGGTCCTGCTGCCGTTCTGGCTGGCGCTCGAAGACATGCCCGACGGACTCACCGGCTCCAACGTCATCGGGTTCGCCTACCTCATCACCCTGGGCGCGGTCCTGAGCTACATCGTCTGGTTCCGGGGCATCGAACGCCTGCCCGCCGTGGCGGTCTCCTTCCTGGCGCTGGGCAGCCCGATCGTCGCGACCCTGCTGGGCTACGTCGTCAAGGACCAGGGGCTGTCCGCCCTCCAGATCGTCGGTGTGGTCGTCATCTTCCTGGCCATCGTGCTCGGCCAGCTGCGTCCGACCCGACCGAAGCCGGAGAAGCCCGCCCCGGCCCCGCCGCCCGCCACCGCCGCCCACGTCCCCGACCGGCCCTCCCTGGAACAGGAACGCAGCGGCTAA
- a CDS encoding mycothiol-dependent nitroreductase Rv2466c family protein yields the protein MSATPARSETTVADIWVDPRCPWAWITSRWMLEVEQVRPLETRFHIMSLSVLNEGREVPEKYRQGMIDGWACVRVCVAAQRQHGNEVLRPLYNAMGRLIHHEQAGLGHDMISAALEEAGLPAALIDAAEDTSWDEPLRTEHHEGMDPVGSEVGTPVIHVPGPDGKPLAFFGPVLTPAPRAEAAGRLWDGVLAVAGTDGFFELKRGRDRDPIFD from the coding sequence ATGAGCGCCACGCCCGCACGTTCCGAGACGACCGTCGCCGACATCTGGGTGGACCCCCGCTGCCCCTGGGCGTGGATCACCTCACGCTGGATGCTGGAGGTCGAGCAGGTCAGGCCGCTGGAAACGCGATTCCACATCATGAGCCTGTCGGTCCTCAACGAGGGCCGCGAGGTCCCGGAGAAGTACCGCCAGGGCATGATCGACGGCTGGGCCTGCGTACGCGTGTGCGTCGCGGCGCAGCGGCAGCACGGCAACGAGGTGCTGCGCCCCCTCTACAACGCCATGGGCCGCCTGATCCACCACGAACAGGCCGGGCTCGGCCACGACATGATCAGCGCCGCCCTCGAAGAGGCGGGTCTGCCGGCCGCGCTGATCGACGCGGCCGAGGACACCTCCTGGGACGAGCCGCTGCGGACCGAGCACCACGAGGGGATGGACCCGGTCGGTTCCGAGGTCGGCACCCCCGTGATCCACGTGCCCGGCCCGGACGGGAAGCCGCTGGCGTTCTTCGGCCCGGTGCTCACCCCCGCCCCGCGTGCCGAGGCCGCCGGAAGGCTCTGGGACGGCGTGCTCGCCGTGGCGGGCACGGACGGCTTCTTCGAGCTGAAGCGCGGCCGTGACCGCGACCCGATCTTTGACTGA
- a CDS encoding SDR family oxidoreductase — protein MKTVLITGTSSGYGRETARWFHARGWNVVATMRTPRAGVLPESDRLRVVGLDVTEPDTIGAVFEAAGPIDVLVNNAGIPSIGVFEGTSAARVREVFDTNTFGVMETTRAVLPQFRERGSGVIVNVTSSVVLGHMPLSAVYKASKMAVEGFTASLALELAPFGVRARTVEPGACLTTNFAAAATNGASPDELVPAPYAAWARKAMEAFTAQDLFTEESDVAETVWQAVHDTTGRLRFPAGPDAVHLAQAK, from the coding sequence ATGAAGACCGTTCTGATCACCGGCACCTCCTCCGGCTACGGGCGGGAGACCGCCCGCTGGTTCCACGCACGCGGGTGGAACGTCGTCGCCACGATGCGTACGCCGCGCGCCGGCGTCCTGCCCGAGTCGGACCGCCTCCGCGTCGTCGGGCTCGACGTGACCGAACCCGACACCATCGGCGCCGTGTTCGAGGCGGCGGGCCCCATCGACGTCCTGGTCAACAACGCGGGCATCCCCTCGATCGGCGTGTTCGAGGGCACCTCCGCGGCCCGGGTGCGGGAGGTCTTCGACACCAACACGTTCGGGGTGATGGAGACGACGCGGGCGGTACTGCCCCAGTTCCGCGAGCGGGGCTCCGGCGTGATCGTCAACGTGACCTCCAGTGTGGTGCTGGGCCACATGCCGCTCTCGGCCGTCTACAAGGCGAGCAAGATGGCCGTCGAGGGATTCACCGCGTCCCTCGCGCTCGAACTCGCCCCCTTCGGCGTACGGGCGAGGACCGTCGAGCCGGGCGCCTGTCTGACGACGAACTTCGCCGCCGCCGCGACCAACGGCGCCTCGCCGGACGAACTGGTCCCGGCGCCCTACGCGGCGTGGGCGAGGAAGGCCATGGAGGCGTTCACGGCCCAGGACCTGTTCACCGAGGAGAGCGACGTCGCCGAGACGGTGTGGCAGGCCGTCCACGACACGACCGGCCGGCTCCGTTTCCCCGCCGGCCCCGACGCGGTCCACCTCGCGCAGGCGAAGTGA
- a CDS encoding AraC family transcriptional regulator: MDLTELRTLLARHARPDWTTAIDGVLISRVDRPDPPAPSTSGTVLAVIAQGAKRLALGNRVYEYRAGQYLVASVDLPVTGQFTQIDPGRPALGFGLTLEPSAVAELLLEAGPGDTPRTAGGTPSGIVVSDAPAALLDAVVRLLRLLDEPRDRAVLAPLITREILWRLITGEQGATVRQFGLADSSLSHVSRAVRWIREHYAQPFRVEDVARLSGMSVSAFYRNFQAVTAMSPIQFQKQIRLQEARLLLATRPGDVTGVGLRVGYDNPSQFSREYRRQFGAPPSLDATRLRDSAGASAAVLP; this comes from the coding sequence ATGGATCTGACAGAGCTCCGCACGCTGCTGGCACGGCACGCCCGGCCCGACTGGACCACCGCCATCGACGGCGTCCTCATCTCCAGGGTCGACCGCCCGGACCCGCCGGCACCCTCGACGTCCGGCACGGTGCTGGCGGTCATCGCCCAGGGCGCCAAACGGCTCGCCCTGGGCAACCGCGTCTACGAGTACCGCGCGGGGCAGTACCTGGTCGCGTCGGTCGACCTCCCCGTCACCGGACAGTTCACCCAGATCGATCCCGGGCGACCGGCCCTCGGGTTCGGACTGACACTGGAACCGTCCGCCGTCGCCGAACTGCTCCTGGAGGCCGGACCCGGAGACACACCCCGCACGGCCGGGGGAACGCCGTCGGGCATCGTCGTCAGTGACGCCCCGGCGGCGCTGCTCGACGCGGTGGTACGGCTCCTGCGGCTGCTCGACGAGCCCCGGGACCGCGCCGTACTGGCGCCGCTGATCACGCGCGAGATCCTGTGGCGCCTGATCACCGGTGAACAGGGCGCGACCGTGCGGCAGTTCGGCCTCGCCGACAGCAGTCTCAGCCACGTCTCGCGCGCCGTGCGCTGGATCCGCGAGCACTACGCCCAGCCGTTCCGGGTCGAGGACGTCGCGCGGCTGTCCGGCATGAGTGTCTCCGCGTTCTACCGCAACTTCCAGGCGGTGACCGCGATGAGCCCCATCCAGTTCCAGAAGCAGATCCGGTTGCAGGAGGCCCGGCTGCTCCTCGCGACCCGCCCGGGTGATGTCACCGGTGTCGGTCTTCGGGTCGGTTACGACAACCCGTCGCAGTTCAGCCGCGAGTACCGCCGGCAGTTCGGCGCACCGCCCAGCCTCGACGCCACCCGTCTCCGGGACAGCGCGGGTGCCTCCGCCGCTGTCCTTCCCTGA
- a CDS encoding putative quinol monooxygenase has product MTLTYGFSATLTATTGRGDRLVDLLLTGLDEGSPGASEHCVVYLVSRSASAPDIVHVTEGWTSEEEHHRIFAGEAAQSMVARIGELLAGEPEYTDYVPVRGKAAF; this is encoded by the coding sequence ATGACCCTCACGTACGGATTCAGCGCCACCCTGACCGCCACCACCGGAAGGGGCGACCGGCTGGTCGACCTCCTGCTGACCGGTCTGGACGAGGGGAGCCCGGGTGCGAGCGAGCACTGCGTCGTCTACCTCGTGTCCCGGTCCGCGTCCGCCCCCGACATCGTCCATGTCACCGAGGGCTGGACGAGCGAGGAGGAGCACCACCGGATCTTCGCCGGTGAGGCCGCGCAGAGCATGGTGGCGCGGATCGGCGAGTTGCTGGCCGGGGAGCCCGAGTACACCGACTACGTCCCGGTCCGTGGCAAGGCCGCTTTCTGA
- a CDS encoding alpha/beta hydrolase, with product MTSPRPGLDPELRTLLAGMPLRTDLDTEALAQIRPFSSAPVEPLLAGRSVDRREVMVAAGDGARIPLSVFGPARAENSADHESSTDRESPADHEGSTDRESPAGAPCVYWMHGGGMVMGDRFSQIDIPLEWLDEFGAVVVSVDYRLAPEATGTTLVEDCYQGLLWIAEHAAELGVDPGRIVVAGASAGGGLAAGVALLARDRGGPALAAQVLICPMLDHRGITVSSEQYAREPGVWTREMNAFGWRSLLGGIEDEQVTGYLSPAVADQVSGLPTTYIDAGSAEVFRDEAVAYATRIWAAGGQAELHVWAGGFHGFDALFPQAPLSVTARRTRTDWLARTLNEERAASSR from the coding sequence ATGACCTCGCCCCGCCCCGGTCTCGACCCCGAACTGCGTACGCTGCTCGCCGGCATGCCCTTGCGGACGGACCTCGACACCGAGGCGCTCGCCCAGATCCGTCCGTTCTCCTCGGCACCTGTCGAACCGCTGCTCGCCGGTCGTTCCGTCGACCGGCGCGAGGTCATGGTGGCCGCCGGGGACGGCGCCCGGATACCGCTCTCCGTCTTCGGCCCCGCCCGCGCCGAGAACTCCGCCGACCACGAGAGTTCCACGGACCGCGAGAGTCCCGCCGACCACGAGGGTTCCACCGACCGCGAGAGTCCCGCCGGGGCGCCGTGCGTCTACTGGATGCACGGCGGCGGGATGGTCATGGGCGACCGCTTCTCGCAGATCGACATCCCGCTGGAGTGGCTGGACGAGTTCGGCGCCGTCGTCGTGTCCGTCGACTACCGGCTCGCGCCGGAGGCCACCGGCACGACCCTGGTCGAGGACTGCTACCAGGGGCTGCTGTGGATCGCCGAGCACGCCGCCGAACTGGGTGTCGATCCCGGCCGGATCGTCGTCGCCGGTGCCAGCGCGGGCGGCGGTCTCGCCGCCGGGGTCGCGCTGCTGGCCCGCGACCGAGGCGGCCCGGCTCTCGCCGCCCAGGTGCTGATCTGCCCCATGCTCGACCACCGCGGCATCACCGTCTCCAGCGAGCAGTACGCACGCGAACCCGGGGTCTGGACCCGCGAGATGAACGCGTTCGGCTGGCGGTCGCTCCTCGGCGGCATCGAGGACGAGCAGGTCACCGGCTACCTCTCCCCCGCGGTCGCCGACCAGGTGTCGGGCCTGCCGACCACGTACATCGACGCCGGGTCGGCCGAGGTCTTCCGTGACGAGGCCGTCGCCTACGCCACCAGGATCTGGGCGGCCGGAGGCCAGGCCGAACTGCACGTCTGGGCGGGCGGGTTCCACGGATTCGACGCCCTGTTCCCGCAGGCGCCCCTCTCCGTCACGGCCCGCCGGACCCGTACCGACTGGCTCGCCAGAACCCTGAACGAGGAGCGCGCCGCATCGTCTCGATGA
- a CDS encoding threonine ammonia-lyase yields MQRTRLDLARTRAARQVIDPVFLDTPLYRCEALEPELGCAVSVKLETANPVRSFKGRGTEVVAHQLAAGGSRAVVCASAGNLGQALAWSGRGRGLDVTVVASRFATTAKLDRIRALGARLELVDGDHELARDRASELSRHHGIRLVEDSLDIETCEGAATIGLELADAATPFDTILIALGGGALATGVGRVLKAVVPHVEVICVQPLGAPAMTRSWHRRRVVTTDFTDTIADGVAGRRPLPEVLDDLLQVADDAVLVREESIVAGMRLLLDHAGLVVEPSAALGIAALLEDRDRFAGRHVVTVVCGSNVDMDAHRRWTGTAPHRGT; encoded by the coding sequence GTGCAGAGAACGCGCCTCGACCTCGCTCGGACAAGGGCAGCTCGCCAGGTCATCGACCCGGTCTTCCTCGACACTCCGCTGTATCGGTGCGAGGCGCTGGAGCCGGAGCTCGGGTGCGCGGTGAGCGTCAAGCTCGAAACGGCCAACCCGGTCCGCAGCTTCAAGGGGCGCGGCACCGAGGTCGTCGCGCACCAGCTCGCCGCGGGCGGCTCCCGGGCCGTGGTGTGCGCCAGCGCGGGCAACCTCGGCCAGGCCCTCGCCTGGTCCGGTCGCGGCAGGGGGCTGGACGTGACCGTCGTGGCGTCCCGCTTCGCGACCACGGCCAAGCTCGATCGCATCCGCGCGCTGGGTGCCCGCCTGGAGCTCGTGGACGGTGATCACGAACTGGCCCGTGACAGGGCCTCGGAACTGTCGCGGCACCACGGCATCCGGCTGGTCGAGGACAGCCTGGACATCGAGACCTGCGAAGGCGCCGCGACCATCGGGCTCGAACTGGCGGACGCCGCAACGCCGTTCGACACCATTCTGATCGCTCTCGGGGGCGGGGCGCTGGCCACCGGCGTGGGACGTGTGCTGAAGGCCGTGGTGCCCCACGTCGAGGTGATCTGCGTACAACCGCTCGGCGCACCGGCGATGACCCGCTCCTGGCACCGACGGCGGGTCGTGACGACCGACTTCACCGACACCATCGCCGACGGTGTCGCCGGCCGGCGTCCCCTCCCCGAGGTCCTGGACGACCTTCTCCAGGTGGCGGACGACGCCGTCCTGGTCCGGGAGGAGTCCATCGTCGCCGGTATGCGGCTGCTCCTCGACCACGCGGGCCTCGTCGTCGAACCGTCGGCCGCGCTCGGCATCGCGGCGCTCCTCGAAGACCGCGACCGCTTCGCCGGCCGACACGTCGTCACCGTCGTATGTGGCAGCAACGTCGACATGGACGCCCATCGGCGCTGGACCGGCACGGCTCCCCACCGAGGAACCTGA
- a CDS encoding S1 family peptidase, which produces MNFKRFSPLNGTSRRARLLAVTSGLVTAVALAAPSAVAAPAPEAKATVSQLAAASSAVLKADVAGTAWYTDASTGKIVVTVDSTVSKAELAEVKGALADSKAELTVKRTNGKFTPLIAGGEAITTSGSRCSLGFNVSVGGVAHALTAGHCTNIGASWSIGTRTGTSFPTNDYGIIRHSNPAAADGRVYLYNGTYQDITSAGNAFVGQSVRRSGSTTGVWGGTVTGLNATVNYGASGIVYGMIQTNVCAEPGDSGGSLFAGSVALGLTSGGSGNCRTGGTTFYQPVTEALSVYGATVL; this is translated from the coding sequence GTGAACTTCAAGCGCTTCTCGCCGCTGAACGGCACGTCCAGACGCGCTCGGCTCCTCGCCGTGACGTCCGGCCTGGTGACCGCCGTCGCGCTCGCGGCCCCCTCGGCCGTCGCCGCGCCGGCCCCCGAGGCCAAGGCGACCGTCTCGCAGCTCGCCGCCGCCAGCTCCGCCGTGCTCAAAGCGGACGTGGCCGGCACCGCCTGGTACACCGACGCGAGCACCGGCAAGATCGTCGTGACCGTCGACAGCACCGTGTCCAAGGCCGAACTGGCCGAGGTCAAGGGCGCGCTGGCCGACTCCAAGGCCGAACTGACGGTCAAGCGCACCAACGGCAAGTTCACCCCGCTGATCGCCGGCGGCGAAGCCATCACGACGAGCGGCAGCCGCTGTTCGCTCGGCTTCAACGTGTCGGTCGGCGGCGTGGCCCACGCGCTGACCGCCGGTCACTGCACCAACATCGGCGCCAGCTGGTCGATCGGCACGCGCACCGGTACCAGCTTCCCGACCAACGACTACGGCATCATCCGCCACTCCAACCCGGCGGCGGCCGACGGCCGGGTCTACCTGTACAACGGCACCTACCAGGACATCACGTCGGCGGGCAACGCGTTCGTCGGCCAGTCCGTCCGTCGCAGCGGCAGCACCACGGGCGTCTGGGGCGGTACGGTCACCGGCCTCAACGCCACGGTCAACTACGGCGCCAGCGGCATCGTGTACGGCATGATCCAGACCAACGTCTGCGCCGAGCCCGGCGACAGCGGCGGCTCGCTCTTCGCGGGCAGCGTCGCCCTGGGTCTCACCTCCGGCGGCAGCGGCAACTGCCGCACCGGCGGCACCACGTTCTACCAGCCCGTCACGGAGGCCCTGAGCGTCTACGGCGCCACGGTCCTCTAA
- a CDS encoding ArsR/SmtB family transcription factor, with protein sequence MLDIAVIEEPAAAEASLDPIRSRILAALAEPGSATMLATRLGLPRQKVNYHLKELERHRLVELAEERRRGNVTERVYRATAASYVISPSALGAVSPDPDRSPDQLSAHWLLALGARLVQELGTLLAGAARARRRIATFGIGAEVRFASAADRAAFADELARTVADLVGRYHDESAPGGRTHRVIVGLHQIPVPAGTPGPSPHVPGAGYEPTEEHGPDAGHEPTGESAADAGQAPDTGPGPDARQERRP encoded by the coding sequence GTGCTGGACATCGCCGTCATCGAAGAACCCGCCGCGGCCGAGGCGTCCCTGGACCCGATACGGTCCCGGATCCTCGCCGCCCTCGCCGAGCCCGGCTCGGCCACCATGCTGGCCACCCGCCTGGGACTGCCCCGGCAGAAGGTCAACTACCACCTCAAGGAACTGGAACGGCACCGGCTGGTCGAGCTCGCCGAGGAGCGACGGCGCGGCAACGTCACCGAGCGGGTGTACCGCGCCACCGCGGCCTCCTACGTCATCTCCCCCAGCGCCCTCGGTGCGGTCAGTCCGGATCCCGACCGGTCGCCCGACCAGCTCTCCGCGCACTGGCTGCTGGCGCTGGGAGCCCGGCTGGTGCAGGAGCTCGGGACCCTTCTGGCGGGCGCGGCACGGGCCCGGCGGCGGATCGCCACCTTCGGCATCGGCGCCGAGGTTCGTTTCGCCTCCGCCGCCGACCGTGCGGCCTTCGCCGACGAACTGGCCCGGACGGTGGCGGACCTCGTCGGCCGCTACCACGACGAGTCCGCCCCCGGGGGACGAACCCACCGTGTGATCGTCGGGCTGCATCAGATCCCCGTCCCGGCGGGAACCCCGGGGCCGTCCCCACACGTACCCGGCGCCGGGTACGAACCCACCGAAGAACACGGACCGGACGCCGGACACGAACCCACCGGGGAATCCGCAGCGGACGCAGGTCAGGCGCCCGACACGGGACCCGGACCCGACGCACGACAGGAACGCCGACCATGA
- a CDS encoding SRPBCC family protein, with amino-acid sequence MTHPFEIELETLLPASPEEVWEAIATGPGIDSWFMGRNEVEPREGGVAAMDTGGHREEAVVTAYEPGRRFASRTATGDDGRFMAFEYLIEGREGGSTVLRVVHSGLLGDDWQDEYDALRRGWPFHLHTLREYLSYFPGRTAVPVFAIVPSPGKTPRELGAALAHGLSLTAPASAGERAYARPTGLAPLDGDVVWADDERIGVRTTDGIYTFHHGSGVALMFHHLFGPDTDGAESAWQRWLSDLLARP; translated from the coding sequence ATGACGCACCCGTTCGAGATCGAGCTGGAGACACTTCTTCCGGCGAGCCCGGAAGAGGTCTGGGAGGCGATCGCGACAGGACCGGGGATCGATTCCTGGTTCATGGGCCGCAACGAGGTCGAGCCCCGCGAGGGCGGCGTCGCCGCGATGGACACCGGCGGGCACCGGGAGGAGGCGGTGGTCACCGCGTACGAGCCCGGCAGGCGCTTCGCGAGCCGCACGGCCACCGGCGACGACGGCCGGTTCATGGCCTTCGAGTATCTGATCGAGGGGCGGGAGGGCGGCAGCACCGTACTCCGTGTCGTGCACAGCGGACTGCTCGGCGACGACTGGCAGGACGAGTACGACGCGCTGCGCCGGGGCTGGCCCTTCCATCTCCACACGCTCCGCGAGTACCTGTCGTACTTCCCGGGCCGCACAGCGGTTCCCGTCTTCGCCATCGTGCCCTCACCCGGCAAGACACCGCGCGAGTTGGGTGCGGCTCTCGCCCACGGGCTGTCGCTGACGGCCCCGGCGAGCGCCGGCGAGCGGGCGTACGCCCGACCGACCGGTCTGGCACCGCTGGACGGTGACGTGGTGTGGGCGGACGACGAGCGCATCGGGGTCCGGACCACGGACGGGATCTACACCTTCCACCACGGCTCCGGAGTGGCGCTGATGTTCCATCACCTGTTCGGACCGGACACGGACGGGGCCGAGAGCGCGTGGCAGCGGTGGCTGAGTGACCTTCTCGCCCGACCGTGA
- a CDS encoding dihydrofolate reductase family protein gives MRTLISTAFVSLDGVVEAPGGEPGYRNSGWTFKDVEFVPEAFEIKGREQREAGAMLLGRTSYEAFSQVWPGMEEFAQYKEMPKYVVSTTLTDDALVPGWGPTAILRSLDEVAALKATEGGPIIVHGSATLNQGLSDAGLIDRYHLLVFPLLLGAGKRLFSGTDKDTQKLRLVEHEAYANGLQKNVFDVVH, from the coding sequence ATGCGTACCTTGATCAGTACCGCCTTCGTCTCGCTCGACGGCGTGGTGGAGGCTCCGGGCGGCGAACCCGGTTACCGCAACTCCGGATGGACCTTCAAGGACGTCGAGTTCGTCCCCGAGGCGTTCGAGATCAAGGGCCGGGAGCAGCGGGAGGCCGGGGCGATGCTGCTGGGCCGGACCAGTTACGAGGCGTTCAGTCAGGTCTGGCCCGGCATGGAGGAGTTCGCCCAGTACAAGGAGATGCCGAAGTACGTCGTGTCCACCACGCTCACCGACGACGCTCTCGTCCCGGGCTGGGGCCCGACCGCGATTCTGCGTTCCCTCGACGAGGTCGCCGCGCTGAAGGCGACCGAGGGCGGCCCGATCATCGTGCACGGCAGCGCGACCCTCAATCAGGGTCTGTCGGACGCGGGCCTGATCGACCGGTACCACCTGCTGGTCTTCCCGTTGCTGCTCGGCGCGGGGAAGCGGCTGTTCAGCGGTACGGACAAGGACACCCAGAAGCTGAGGCTGGTCGAGCACGAGGCGTACGCCAACGGTCTCCAGAAGAACGTGTTCGACGTCGTCCACTGA
- a CDS encoding macrolide family glycosyltransferase codes for MSLSRRHVAMIGSPVVSHVLPGLEVIRELVRRGHRVTYADAPNVAGLVASTGAEFVPRTTTLPVADNNWPDDPIAAMTLFLDDAIHALPQLRAHYDEDPADLYLYDIGSYPGRVLGEAQNRPLVQLSPTYVAWEGYQREVADQLMTLPGADTYRRKFASWLAASGATTLDVDAFSGMPPRAVALITKAMQPHADRVDTDVVTFVGPCLGDRSDQGGWTRPAGAEKVLLVSLGSAYTRRPDFYRACLAAFGGLAGWHMVLQIGKYTDAGELGDIPSNVDVRDWVPQLAILEQADAFVTHAGMGGSSEGLCTGVPMIAVPQGAEQYANADQLVNLGVARRIDTADATPEALRTALLELTADPEVGRRTAQLRAQLLAEGGTRRAADLIESALG; via the coding sequence ATGTCTCTGTCCCGTCGCCATGTCGCGATGATCGGGAGTCCCGTCGTCAGCCACGTCCTGCCCGGCCTTGAGGTCATCCGTGAACTCGTCCGGCGCGGGCACCGGGTGACGTACGCGGACGCCCCGAACGTCGCCGGGCTCGTCGCGTCCACCGGCGCCGAGTTCGTTCCCCGCACCACCACGCTGCCCGTCGCCGACAACAACTGGCCGGACGACCCGATCGCGGCCATGACCCTCTTCCTCGACGACGCGATCCACGCCCTTCCCCAACTGCGCGCCCACTACGACGAGGACCCCGCCGACCTGTACCTCTACGACATCGGCTCGTACCCGGGCCGCGTGCTCGGCGAGGCGCAGAACCGCCCTCTCGTACAGCTCTCCCCGACCTATGTGGCGTGGGAGGGCTACCAGAGGGAGGTCGCCGACCAACTGATGACGCTGCCGGGCGCCGACACGTACCGGCGGAAATTCGCCTCCTGGCTGGCCGCGTCCGGAGCGACCACGCTGGACGTGGACGCCTTCAGCGGCATGCCCCCCCGGGCCGTCGCGCTGATCACCAAGGCCATGCAGCCCCACGCCGACCGGGTGGACACGGACGTGGTGACCTTCGTCGGCCCCTGCCTCGGGGACCGCTCCGACCAGGGCGGCTGGACCCGGCCCGCCGGTGCCGAGAAGGTGCTGCTGGTCTCCCTCGGCTCCGCCTACACCCGCCGGCCGGACTTCTACCGCGCGTGCCTGGCGGCGTTCGGCGGTCTGGCCGGCTGGCACATGGTCCTCCAGATCGGCAAGTACACCGACGCCGGGGAGCTGGGGGACATCCCCTCCAACGTCGACGTGCGCGACTGGGTCCCGCAACTGGCGATCCTGGAGCAGGCCGACGCCTTCGTCACCCACGCCGGCATGGGCGGGAGCAGCGAAGGGCTCTGCACGGGCGTACCGATGATCGCCGTGCCGCAGGGCGCCGAGCAGTACGCCAACGCCGACCAACTGGTCAACCTCGGCGTGGCCCGGCGGATCGACACCGCCGACGCCACCCCCGAGGCGCTGCGCACGGCACTGCTGGAACTCACCGCCGACCCGGAGGTCGGCCGCCGCACGGCGCAGCTGCGCGCCCAGCTGCTGGCCGAGGGCGGCACACGTCGGGCAGCAGACCTCATCGAGTCCGCTCTCGGCTGA